The Sabethes cyaneus chromosome 3, idSabCyanKW18_F2, whole genome shotgun sequence DNA window tgaaatgaaatgaaatgaaatgaaatgaaatgaaatgaaatgaaatgaaatgaaatgaaatgaaatgaaatgaaatgaaatgaaatgaaatgaaatgaaatgaaatgaaatgaaatgaaatgaaatgaaatgaaatgaaatgaaatgaaatgaaatgaaatgaaatgaaatgaaatgaaatgaattgaaatgaaatgaaatgaaatgaaatgaaatgaaatgaaatgaaatgaaatgaaatgaaatgaaatgaaatgaaatgaaatgaaatgaaatgaaatgaaatgaaatgaaatgaaatgaaatgaaatgaaatgaaatgaaatgaaatgaaatgaaatgaaatgaaatgaaatgaaatgaaatgaaatgaaatgaaatgaaatgaaatgaaatgaaatgaaatgaaatgaaatgaaatgaaatgaaatgaaatgaaataaaataaaataaagtaaaataaaataaaataaaataaaataaaataaaataaaataaaataaaataaaagtaaaataaaataaaataaaataaaataaaataaaataaaataaaataaaataaacataaaataaaataaaataaaataaaaaataataaaataagataaaataagataaaataagataaaatatgaccattacaaatattttataaagtttttgtccttccggtgttgggacactgaaggggggggggggcgaaaaaaaacagagatttttttaatcgagcaaaaaaaatattgatttgaggcatttttacttaaagtttaaacgtgaaaaccaaatctattcttgcttttaatatataagttattattttccatgcgaaaatctacaaaaaagacaaaaacgaaagaaaaatttttcgcttgattttcggaaatttcgttgttcgaattttgatttctgtttcgtgctagaggcattaactcaactcgtacactcatgtttcgagtttttcaggctgtagaacccatggacaattgattttatgaatacaaattaactcatatcctacaaattatttttttgcccctcgatttttcaagccaatttccaagggggagtgacaaaaacttttgaaattatttgcaatggcctaatataaaataaaagaatatagaagaaaataaaataaaaaataataaaacaagaTAAAGTAATATAAAATAAAAGACAATGGAATAGAATAGAagagaatagaatagaatagaatagaacaCATCTGAATAATGAATAAATAGCAAAATTAGAAAGAAGAGGTCCACTTTCACTGTAATCCATATTGTTTCTCAAGGGTCAATGAGTTGCCGGCCTTCATGAAAGCAAATACGGTCGTTTATAACTCAAGTAAACGATAGTGCCACTGGTGACTATCACGATGCCCTTAAACTTACCGTTATCGTATAGATTAGGATAACTGTTATTCTCAGATGTTGTTACCAATCTGCAATCTACCCAGAGTGTTTCGCTTAAGTTGCCTTATATCGATAAATCGGTTTACCATCAATTCGCATTTCGTTGAGTAAAGAGTCGATTTCACAAAATTGTTGGTCACGCTAGGACTGTGATGCATGATCAATCACATGGCTGCTGGTTTCGTATCGACACGTAATGCTCAAACGTTTTTTCTGATCGTCAAGCAAATTCAGTTGGCGGGCAAACAGTATTTATTCATAATCTGGACTGGTCTAGTTACCGATGGAATATACAGGAAACATGATTGAACGCAGTGTGAAAAAGAGGCGGCACATTTCAAATGAAGGACTTTATTTTCGATCCGTGGTCTtgttctgaaatcgtcgcttaGAAAGCTAAACAATACTCATAGTAGGCATACATACCCTACCTTCGTACGACCGTAGACCTGTTATCGTATTTTCCAAACAAATTACGGTTCATCTGGATTCGACTGGTTTTTAATATGTGTACAGATGATTACAAGTCGTGGAACAATTGACACATTTGAAGCGTGGGGTCTAATTCCAACCGATAAGTTCTTCTCCGTCGGCGGTGGTAATTCTGCATTTTCAAATTAAATGACTGTAAACAATGTAGCAGGAAAATAATCATATTTTTCTTACTGCGGAACAGTTTGATGCTGATTGCGTGATAAATGGGAGGGCTTAGTTGTTTGTTTACTCGGACACGTGCCGTAGTTTCGGGCTCATGCTTCAACGTTGAGAAAACTCTCGCTGTATCCATCTTTGTGCTAAAGTTATGCTAAATGTATTTATGGTGGAGATAAACTTTTACTGGATACATAgggctaaaaaaattaaaatgtgtaGTGGCGTATCCTATCCAGCACTCCACGAGcgctaatggcggctagtgggtacagtgGGGATcctctcgaaaaaaaaaacctttgaagccttttttccatatattcctcttcggtAGACCCTCCCGCCATAAcctcttatctcccagccactgTAATTgttctaaatgcaagagaaacgcaaccaaTTTGACACCTTTCACAACGCGCGAAACTGACTAAATTATATAGGTTTTGACCATCGACGAGAAACTAACCGACCTAAGTCAACATATTTTTCTTCACTActgcgatggaagatgactaTTTTTGTCCAGAAATAGGCAGTTGGTTTTTGATCATAGATGAAGACAGCAATAAAATTGTTTTCGTCGTACGGTGACGTTAGACAGCCCTGGCAAAGGGAAACGGCAGTATCGTTCGTTTATTACTTTCAATATCATCTTTGAATGTCCTAATCATTTCACTTTTGCTCATACACTAAATACGGTAAATTTGTAACTGAAATCGATTTGAGATTTCTTTCATTGGGTGGAGCTAAAACGTTGAACAACACGTAAAGAGTGTTCTTTGGATTGTTCGTTATATTACTGCTAATTCGAAGTTAAGAATAGAATGTCAATACCGAGGTTTGATTACCGCGTACTAACAGGAATGGTGGCATGTCCTTTGTCAGCATTTCCAGCCAGGACATGTATAGAGAAGCAGACACAATATCCTGCAAAAAGAAAGCATTTTTGTTACCGATATTTACGGAACTAAAAAAGAGAAATACCTTTCGTGGAACTGGCGTTGACATGACGACCAATGAagaatttttcgagttctgcAGCAGGAGTTCTCTGAGTCGAAGCTGACGGTAAGTTTTGCCCATGAGTTGTGCTCGTTCTTCATGGCTTACGATAATACTGCTCTCCTGGTCCTCTACAAGAGTATCGATCAGGGAACGGTGTGCAGCGATGGTTGCGTCATGTGGTTTATCCGCAATAGAGACCATCGTTATGGATACGTACTTGATGCGAAGTTTATCCAGCAAGGTCGCCATACTATGATAATgcataataaaaaatatttattaaaatggtttcaaggctttaaataaattaaattactttTTACGTTCTTCCTCGAAGTCCGTTTGTTGGCTGGCCAGAGCGAAAACCCGAATTCTACATGCGGCCCACTTTGGTCGACTTGCAATGATGTGAGGCAAGAGGATGGTTAATCCTCCGTCGTCGTACAACCACCAGACGTCGATATCTCCCGGCAATTGTTTGTCTCTGAACATGTTCAGCTCCTTGGGGGGAATTGTATTCGGATTTAGCACAACTGCAATGGTTTTGGTAAAAGTTAATGGAAGTGGTGTAAGATGCTATGGAATCGATTTTACTTTCGCTCAGTGTACTCTCGCTGTTTGCGTTGGCTGGAAGATCTAAGTTGGAATTTGCCGGCATTAAACTTGGTTTCGCCATGCGTCCACCCGGGAAGCTTTCTACTGCTGTGTAGGAAGCGACACTCAACGTTGAAGTCGACAGATTGAAATCCGGCACCAAATTCTTGGGAATAAGATGGGAACGATCACATCCATCCGGTAGTCGAAGAATTGCCAAAGAAAGACGGTTGTCAAATGTGTTGCTAGAAAAATTAAGTATGGAtcaattcaaatacatacaCCAAAGTAATTGCTCTCACTGTAAGACTTTATAATATTGGTTCAGCTCTTCCTGGCTACAAGAGCGCCAATTGGTTTTATATCCAATAAGTAGAATGTTCGGCGATAGTTTTCCAAATCCGGAAGACTGAATCATAGCTCGTACTCCTTCGTCGAAAGATAATCCGTCCAGTATGTGATAGAAAGCTTTTATTTTCATACCTTCAATAGCTCTCTTTCCTTCATTAACCATCAGTTTCCGATGCTTGTAAGATAGCTTTTCGTCTGATACATTTCCAACAATCATCAACGAGTTATTTTTCGTTATTAAATGAGCAAAGTTCAGTAACCCTGGGCGATGTAGAGGATTTCCGGTCATAACAAGTAGCTGTGGATTATAGTTTTTGACATGTTCTCCTACTTGTTCTAGATTGAATGCCGAATTGAGAGCTGATTTATAGGCGGCAGCTTGCATTGAAGAGCCCCAATTCACATCTGGCTTGCGGTAAATTACAGTTAGGTATAGTACAAGAATGATCATAATTGCGATAAAGGTGGAGGCAACGTCGATCAGAAACATGATTGTTACACATAGTATCGAACCCATGATACTCAGCAGCGGATGGAAGTAACGGAATGTTGGACGCCAACCGAGTGGTTTGACGGTGGATGCGTGGAAAGTACAAAAATTGACCAAAGCATACGAAGCCAGGAAGAAAATCGAAATCAATGGTGCTATCGTGTTTAGATTGGCAATCATCAGGAAGGTGAAGGCGACGATAAATACCAAAATATATCCTCGGTAAGGTTCACCGTGTTTGCCGTATCCTTTCGAGAAAAATATGAGTCCCGGATAGATGCGATCAATACCAAGCGATTGGATTAGCCGAGGCACAGCGAGCAAATTGGTCAATGCGGTACTTAGAGTTGCAGCCCAACAACCTAGGTAAGTAAGTGCAGATGAGACCGCCATTAGCTGCATTATGCCGTAGTCGTTGTTGAGTCCATAGCGGCAATTCTATAAATAAAgtgaatattgaaaaaaaaaaatgttttgttttaaataattttgcttACGTTCAGCAGCGGATCGCATGACGTAAAATTAACTCCGGCCAGATCTGTTAGGTTACCAGAAGCATCTCGTACAGATGCTGCAACGGCAAAAAACGAAAATGCTATGTAGGAAATTCCAGAAATTAGGCACGCGACCAGTGTTCCTTTGGGAATCGCTGTTGCCGGATCCTTCAGATCTCCGCAAATATTGGCACCACTTTGGATTCCGGTTACACTCGggaaaaatattgcaaacacgGAGAAAAAGGTTTGCTGGACGCCTTCACTGAACCGATAACTTGGCCCAAGGTTGGACGAAAATACTGCTGCAGAAATGCCCAAGAAACCTTGTGCCACTTCTTCGGGTTCCGTAGGACCTCTAATGCAGCCGATTATGAAGCTTCCAATTGCTACTAAAATGGCTACGAGCAGGAAGTTTTGAGCCTTTACTTCCCAATCCATTCCCACCGCACAAATGGCCACCATAATAATCAGCGCGACTGTTCCGATTATTCGGGTATCGTTGATACCTCCATCAATAATCTTTAGGCCATAGCttgctgaaaatagttgttACTTATTGTTTACTTATGAGTAATAATCCAGAACTGAAACTTACCTAATAGATTGTTCAACGACTCGCAAAACCCAATGGTGTTCATTGAAGCATTTACGGAATTGGCGAATGCGAACACCACACCGACAGAAGCTCCGAATTCCGGGCCAAGCGATCTGGAGATGATGTAGTACAAACCACCTGATTTGACCTGGCCATTGGTGCACAGTGCCGATAAGGACAGAGTGGTAATCACGCAGACCGTATAGGACAGACCTATGATCAGCATTGCGTGGATGAAGCCGGCTTCTGCAACAATCCAGCTGAGCCGGAGAAATAACATTACTCCCCAAATGTTGAGCAAGCATGGCGTCGTTACACCCTGAATCCATCCCAGCCGGAAGGCGTGTCCGCCCGCTTTTGCGGGTTCCTCTTCGGCAACCTGGAACGGCAgcaattgacatttttcgattACAATAGAAATAATCGAATCCGTTTCTAAGCAGAATCTCAAACGGGGAACTTAACGTAAGATTGAAATACCCAACTGTTATTActttaagaattttttttacaatttcatTATGTATTTTATTATTTGTGCATGTTAATGAAACATAGGTTTTCTCAGAACAAATCGTGTTTTTAATATAATTTACGTGGTTTAAATAAATCCGGTTCTTACTTGTTTCGCCCCGGCATCAGTTTTTTCTCCCTGTAGTTCCCCCAGCGATGGCCGTCTATTTTTTCGTATGGATGTACGGTAATGATCCAACCGTGGCAGAGCATCTCTGAAATATAAACCAGGCATTAAACCGTTACAGTAGATACTAAGTATGATACTATTGTCGTAATCGGGATAGGTGCTAATAAACATGTCTTCCGGTGCGGTTGCTCATTTCGGCACATTTTCATACTTCGACTCCCGGTGACTAACACGCTCGCTGACACTTAGTAACGCATCAGCTACTTTAGCCTTCAATTATCACTTTATAAATAATGTTTTGATGAAGAAATTTCACGTGTTTTTGATGACTAggtatttttgcatttttgcatAACAAGCCATGTTTTTTTAGAAATCCAATTTACAAATaaagggatacctcgatataaaacaatttatcatttcaaaaagttgtattAAATcgaagttgtcttatatcgaaacatgtttttttcaaaaaaaatttgcattagcggtcgccaattagctctgtgttgtgtgtttctgttttttgaatttatttattattgtttgagctattagttttgtacagtttttaggattattttaaaataatgagCATCCTGACGGCACCGCTTTTGGAATGGTTGCGATTGAGGTTTTGAGATTGGAAGTGTCTGTGGCCTATTTAACGTTTTCATATCGATCAGAAaacattgaaattaaagaaatcaagctgaaaaaagcaaaaaaaattgtaactgaAAGCATCATATATTATGTCCTCAACGTTTTCTATTGCAGTTTGTCTCCAAATTTGAAGAAAAGCTTGTGATGAGTTATGCTTTTTTATTAAAATGGATTTTCTGTCAAGCTTGTTTTACTCTTCTtacttcatttttgcttttttgactaTAACGTCTCAatcaaacagaatttgaaaaagtgatgtacaggacaattgtagggttaattattatctacaatatagttgaagaaagtatagtttcatCTTTTGTATATATGGCGCTTTGGGGTTGCtatcccgttggtagccaagAGACTCTTTTCGCTACCAAGAATATTCTGGCTCTGTAGCCCTACAAATACAAAAGTACACCACTTTtccgaattctgtttggctgagatgctatagtcaaaagagcaaaaacgaaacaaaaagagcaaatcaaccctgTTTTCTGTGACGAAAGGAAAACAACATtgtgtatgagtaattctcgctgaaacgggaccactactgacacgacgtcttcaaatattggaacttttgcgcttaattggttgaaaatagttaaaaaaatatgaattatacttttgatacctcgaaatagtggacccctcgtgcgccaaggggcctaacagatttaaaaaaagagcaaaccttgagatctatatcatgtgatattttataaatttgccatgaaacaactaacaaatagcccggttctgtaaagaagaagaacagggcttttaaatggagtgaaaatttgtttggcggtcatcttggatttgatcgccatattggattttatcaaacaatcgccgttttcaccatgagcaatcccaaccgattttaattttaaggccaccatcagaaagctgagaaaaaatgttataaggaacattcatcaaTACTACGCAAAACAATCCGACGACGAAtcaaacaaaattgaaaaattccattgTTACAATAGTTCATGATGATTTAAAGCTGAAATTTTAtaagttactagctgacccgacaaacttcctattgccacaaattaaactgtgttgtacataaatctcggatgacctttgtcacaatctcgagttttgcaagtttctggggagttcatgggtgttttattatacaaattttcctcacagtaaagtagaaaacaactccccccattgcttagcctgataaaataaagcgggtagcatttaaatattcgccatcattacaaaccatttcgccgaataccattttgcgaaacaccaattctcggttgaccataacgcagaatatagagtttcgcagaataccattttgcgaaaaaccttacgcgggacgtaccatttcacggaaaatcttttcgtagaaagtaccatttcacagggTGACCCAacagaaggaaagtaatagagatcagtagatctaggaaaataaataaacctagactaatctcaagtttttagtcttgaccttgaaatgcggtcatacatatatattaatattttttgaaacgatggttctacaattgatgaagggacggtagggaaagaaatgaaaattttttggtgaaggtggggaagagcggaaaggaagggggggggggtgtattggtagctatgcttgacaagtagtcattttgactcctaccttttgtccaatactgctatggttcaaaggtacacgggtaccagcaagccacacgccctggcaggtgttgtgggttcaaatccggttgtaatctcagattacagcttggttcgactcatgcaccttccagtattggacaaaaggtaggagtcaaaatgactacttgtcaagcatagctaccaataccccccccccttcctttccgctcttccccaccttcaccaaaaaaattttcatttctttccctaccgtcccttcatcaattgtagaaccatcgtttcaaaaaatattaaataaacctagatagaggtgatctctacgcttccgacggcaggtcggcctgtggccgtctcgtgctgaattatctaatgttactattgatagtttttgatggtcttgttattgattaatgttttatgaaagaatctaaaatttctcgagttctattagtttttgagttacgcaaaaatttctgttttatttgtatgagagtccttatccccctaccacaggggtgaggggtctcaaaccatcattaaaaaaaattcctgcctccaaaacgccccacttgccaaatttggttccatttgcttgattacttctcgagttatgaggaaatgtgtatttcatttgtatgggagccccccctcctataaagggagaggggtcctaattcatcacagaaaaaattcatgcccccaaaaacacccacctgccaaatatggttcgaTTTTTtagtctcgagttatgaggaagtttgtattttatttgtatgggagccccccctcctaaaaaggtaaggggtcacaattcatcatagaaaaatttcatgcctccaaaaacacccacatgccaaatatggttccattcgaTTACAGtagtccccccaataaggacgctaatagggaccgcgttaatggaaaccgtgttaatggagtctacgtagcatatgggaattgacttaattggttccaacatggaataactcgtgatcctgaccgtatagacggttggtgtcttcgacaaagttgttcagtacatcaacgggttttcagtagattatagtattgcggaattgtctcactacgtggcgctagcgtatatgtaatatttttgtataggctgtatctggcGCTgtaggctatctagaaagttgcggccttcgggaagattgctcaaatgactgccaccttcaagatggcatggaaaagaGCGCAGAACTAACTCACTacatggcgctagtgtatatgtaatcctcttatgcaggctgtatctcacgctgctgactatctagcaagttgcggtcttcgagaaggttattgatatgactgagaccttcaagtagggatggaaaatattgcagaattaactcactacgtggcgctagcatatatgtaacattcttgtataggctgtatcttgcgctgttgactgtctggaaagctgtggccttcgggaaggttattcatatg harbors:
- the LOC128743279 gene encoding LOW QUALITY PROTEIN: bumetanide-sensitive sodium-(potassium)-chloride cotransporter-like (The sequence of the model RefSeq protein was modified relative to this genomic sequence to represent the inferred CDS: deleted 1 base in 1 codon), translated to MGMMKDALPRLDHYRTSIRKNRRPSLGELQGEKTDAGAKQVAEEEPAKAGGHAFRLGWIQGVTTPCLLNIWGVMLFLRLSWIVAEAGFIHAMLIIGLSYTVCVITTLSLSALCTNGQVKSGGLYYIISRSLGPEFGASVGVVFAFANSVNASMNTIGFCESLNNLLASYGLKIIDGGINDTRIIGTVALIIMVAICAVGMDWEVKAQNFLLVAILVAIGSFIIGCIRGPTEPEEVAQGFLGISAAVFSSNLGPSYRFSEGVQQTFFSVFAIFFPSVTGIQSGANICGDLKDPATAIPKGTLVACLISGISYIAFSFFAVAASVRDASGNLTDLAGVNFTSCDPLLNNCRYGLNNDYGIMQLMAVSSALTYLGCWAATLSTALTNLLAVPRLIQSLGIDRIYPGLIFFSKGYGKHGEPYRGYILVFIVAFTFLMIANLNTIAPLISIFFLASYALVNFCTFHASTVKPLGWRPTFRYFHPLLSIMGSILCVTIMFLIDVASTFIAIMIILVLYLTVIYRKPDVNWGSSMQAAAYKSALNSAFNLEQVGEHVKNYNPQLLVMTGNPLHRPGLLNFAHLITKNNSLMIVGNVSDEKLSYKHRKLMVNEGKRAIEGMKIKAFYHILDGLSFDEGVRAMIQSSGFGKLSPNILLIGYKTNWRSCSQEELNQYYKVLHNTFDNRLSLAILRLPDGCDRSHLIPKNLVPDFNLSTSTLSVASYTAVESFPGGRMAKPSLMPANSNLDLPANANSESTLSESKIDSIHLTPLPLTFTKTIAVVLNPNTIPPKELNMFRDKQLPGDIDVWWLYDDGGLTILLPHIIASRPKWAACRIRVFALASQQTDFEEERKNMATLLDKLRIKYVSITMVSIADKPHDATIAAHRSLIDTLVEDQESSIIVSHEERAQLMGKTYRQLRLRELLLQNSKNSSLVVMSTPVPRKDIVSASLYMSWLEMLTKDMPPFLLVRGNQTSVLTFYS